Proteins encoded by one window of Glycine soja cultivar W05 chromosome 15, ASM419377v2, whole genome shotgun sequence:
- the LOC114388140 gene encoding myosin-13-like — MASSNNIQAIPRHRRRGTQTKHSGDGSCSSPVNSWELGSKKNEVSARKLAAGLWQMQCMQVSRDHAAAFGRSSLPSSVSQLANGNVRIRFLHYDKPEEKFQDTKDQLKRPITILRSRNRLRCELESSIPHLNGSKGVATIWNPTRNEASNEFIMIHSRKLLEDKKVVGNHNSVVSTLLEELLQAQRSINKLKAEQKSLKKNVEHFLQNLKVENIFLKHKEHYKIKATLDDLKGMLERERRSRERMELLNTKLVHELAEANLLAKQFMTNCEKEKKERELMEEMCEELAMQIGEDKAKFTVVLSESMRICEKVEEERNMMQMAELWREERVQMKLADAQLVLEDKYNQLVQLYASLEMFFMSRGTELETTELEDAESIKQEVESIN; from the exons ATGGCGTCAAGCAACAACATTCAGGCAATACCTCGCCACCGCAGGAGGGGGACTCAGACGAAACACTCTGGTGATGGCAGTTGCAGTTCCCCAGTGAATTCTTGGGAATTAGGTTCCAAGAAAAATGAGGTTTCTGCGAGGAAGCTCGCTGCTGGGTTATGGCAGATGCAGTGTATGCAAGTCTCAAGGGATCATGCTGCTGCTTTCGGACGCAGCTCGCTTCCTTCCTCCGTGTCGCAG CTGGCTAATGGAAATGTAAGGATCAGGTTTCTCCATTATGACAAACCTGAAGAAAAGTTTCAAGATACCAAAGATCAGCTAAAGAGGCCAATAACCATCTTGCGTTCAAGAAACAGACTTCGATGTGAG CTTGAATCTTCTATACCACATCTCAATGGTTCAAAAGGAGTGGCCACAATATGGAACCCTACTCGCAATGAAGCATCCAATGAGTTTATCATGATCCATAGCAGGAAGCTTCTTGAAGACAAAAAAGTAGTAGGTAACCATAACTCTGTTGTATCCACTTTGCTTGAAGAACTCCTtcaagctcaaagatccatcaataaactCAAAGCAGAACAGAAGTCCctcaagaaaaatgttgaacattttTTGCAAAACCTTAAAGTGGAAAACATCTTTTTGAAGCACAAGGAACACTACAAGATTAAAGCAACATTAGATGACTTAAAGGGTATGTTGGAAAGGGAAAGAAGAAGTAGAGAGAGGATGGAGTTACTTAACACCAAATTGGTGCATGAACTAGCTGAAGCCAACTTATTGGCCAAGCAGTTTATGACAAACTgcgagaaagaaaagaaagaaagagaactaATGGAGGAAATGTGTGAAGAACTAGCCATGCAAATAGGAGAAGACAAGGCTAAGTTCACAGTAGTACTAAGCGAATCCATGAGAATTTGCGAGAAAGTGGAAGAAGAGAGGAACATGATGCAAATGGCTGAACTGTGGCGTGAAGAACGCGTGCAAATGAAGCTTGCTGATGCACAACTTGTTCTTGAAGACAAATATAACCAGTTGGTGCAACTTTATGCTTCTCTCGAAATGTTCTTCATGTCAAGGGGTACTGAACTTGAAACTACGGAGCTAGAGGATGCTGAGTCGATCAAACAAGAAGTtgaatcaataaattaa
- the LOC114386354 gene encoding uncharacterized protein LOC114386354, with amino-acid sequence MAKGRKLTTSRSERFLGTYAYSQGSAALNPSELREEDVWGAGDDAGDREWEPHAAALNNSGVSRRRIPRDTEEHRRVGGLSLAFEAPASGSSPRMVHQFRAREEMTSTPRGRHMATSAPVNVPDWSKILRVDSVESINDEDGDESEMMPPHEYLARSQKMVANSVFEGVGRTLKGRDLSRVRDAVWNQTGFDG; translated from the coding sequence ATGGCCAAAGGTCGAAAATTAACGACCAGCCGGAGCGAACGTTTTTTGGGAACCTACGCCTATAGCCAAGGCTCCGCCGCCTTGAACCCATCGGAGCTCCGGGAAGAAGATGTCTGGGGCGCCGGAGATGACGCCGGCGATCGCGAGTGGGAGCCACACGCCGCCGCCTTAAACAACAGTGGCGTCAGCCGGCGCCGGATTCCACGTGACACGGAGGAGCACCGGCGCGTGGGTGGACTGTCACTGGCGTTTGAAGCTCCGGCTAGTGGCTCGTCGCCGAGGATGGTGCACCAGTTTCGGGCGCGTGAGGAGATGACGTCGACGCCGCGAGGGCGCCACATGGCGACGTCGGCGCCGGTGAACGTGCCGGACTGGAGCAAGATACTCCGAGTCGACTCGGTCGAGTCGATAAACGACGAGGACGGGGACGAATCGGAAATGATGCCACCGCATGAATACTTGGCGCGTAGCCAGAAGATGGTGGCTAACTCGGTGTTTGAAGGAGTGGGCCGCACGTTGAAGGGCCGCGACTTGAGCCGGGTTCGTGACGCCGTGTGGAACCAGACCGGGTTCGACGGTTAA